Below is a window of Cervus canadensis isolate Bull #8, Minnesota unplaced genomic scaffold, ASM1932006v1 Scaffold_057, whole genome shotgun sequence DNA.
ATAATGTATGGTTTTCTAAAAATCACATTTCTAGAAAACATTGTTTTATGTTGAAATTAACaatagtttgatttttttccccaggacaGTTGTATTACATCATGAGCCTGGTAGTAAATGTGAGTTGAATCATCACAAGTTCCAGAGtcaaaaaatgaattaatgcTCAGAAGGAAAATTATGGATAGATATGATTTAAGAGGCAAGAAAGAATAAGGAGTAAGAAACACAACTaattataatatgaaaaatacaataaagcattaaaattttagaagagtCATATTAATGGAATCTGCCAAGAACAAAGTGTGAATTTAACTACATTGGTTTAGGTACTGGTACTTCTACTTAAGGTGAAAAAGTAGGAACAACATTCAAAATTACTGATAATGCAATAAATGTACTAAACAATTTGTATTTACAAATATTATCAACAGTCTTGTCTAAATTCTTGATATCATTATAAAACAAGTAACAGTAAGGCACCATTCACTGATAGTACAAGTCAGCATATCttgttaatttcttcatttatttttaactcaccTAATTTCCACCACAACTCCATGACAGAGGTGCAATTATTACTCTCAATGAGGGGTTTAGGTAAGCTGCCCAAGTCACACAGGTGCTAAATGGCTGGACTGAGTTAAGCCTAGGCTGAACTCTTAACATCCATAGTCTTTAGACTCAaaatataactgagtcatttgcTTATAAAAATTTTGACCTTTTAAAGACCAAGCTTGTTGAGTGAAAATATGCCTTTCACTGTTCCATAAAATAGAACAAGAACAGGTATTCTAAGCAGCTGGGAGAAGTTCAGGGACCATGTAAAAAACAGACACTGAACACTGAAATCGTGTTCCTTATTTAAGGGACGGTACCTTATTTAGGTGCTATTCAGGTATACTGTGTCATAGTGAAGATACTTTACACatatttctctttgtgacttaatTTCCATACCTTCCAGATGTATTCTTCAGTATGGCGAGAGCATCTGGGTAGCCATCCATGTTGTAATCTCCAATATGAAGGGTAATTGGAATTGGTATTTCAGTTGGTTGCTGTTCATGCACATACGGCACAAAGCCCCAGAGGGTACCCTTACTGCTAAAATCCCGTAGGACAGGAGTCCACTGTGGGTTAAGAGGAAAAATTAGATTTTATagtcattttaggaaaaaaattcacCATTTGTAAAACAAATGATCCACAAAAAATCCTCAAGATATGTATCATCTTTCTTAAGTTGTATCTCTGCAAAATGGCAGAGTATTATAATTTACTTTGATAAATAGGTAATTGACACTCTAAAAAAATAAGTCTACCTTATAATTTATCAGTAGTCATCTTTCCTTGAACTAGCATATAGAACCTTAAAAAGTTTTTCACAGAATAAGGAATTTTAGGATTGAGCTTATGTTATCAAACATGTTGTTGAActgaccatttaaaaatgtgtgttggagacttccctggtggtccggtggttaataATCTACCCCACAATGCAGGGacactggtttaatccctggtctggaaagatcccacatgccgcagagcaactaagcctgtgacccacaactactgagcctatatgctctagaacctgtgctctgcaacaagagaagccaacacaatgagaagaccacacaccacaactagagagtaggcccagttttctgcaaatagagaaagcccgtgtgcagcaatggagacccaatgcagccaacaaaaaaataaaattaaacaaatgaataaacaaacagaatatGTGTTaagtgaaaatatgaagataatgaatacttttaaaattgtaatagcTAATACTGATATCCTTTTGAAGGACCAGTTTAGGAAGAAAATTAGAACATGACAGACTCTTCCTTGTTCTTCTGCTCTGCCTCTTATACATGATGATGACTTTAGTCACCATGCTCAGAAACAAGCAGCTCTGAGGCTTTCCAAACAATACTAGCCCTGACAAGCTCTCTGAGCCCAGGAGAATGAGCTTTGTTGCCAAAACAGCTGGAAGCTACATTTTACATAAATTCTTTACTTATCTACTGATTATaatgaagaaaacacagagaataGGTTCATTTCAAAATGAGCTTTGGTAAAGCCTGTTCTCTTCTGAATGCCCAAATCTTTACTTTTAATAACCTAATGTAAACTAAAAATCTGAAGACTGGAAATCAATACATTAAAATTAGAGATGTGTCCACAACTAGCAAGAGCATAGATACTGGCACATAGTCTGAAGATGTCTAGATAGAAGCAGATGCAGTTGGCTTGAAATGACACAGGCCAAACATGCCcacagatatttttttccttgtaagcAGGTGGCTCATATACATGGCTCCAAGCCAAACTACATAAAAAGTGAATTCTTGAAAAGTGTTTAGTACATAGAACATCCCAAACATTTTCTATGTATTCAAAGAAAGCATAATTTGCCAAGGAAAAAGGACAAATATGGCTTAACTATAAAGACAAATTTATAGAAAACAAGCAGCTTAAAAAACTGATATGCATCTAATGAAATTTTCAATCTTTCTTAAAGCAAAAGCATTGTATATCATCAAAATGTTTTAACATTTCACATGACTGAAAAAAAACTGCTGCTTTTATTTTGGAAGAGGATGAGAAATTTCACAAAATGTCGAGTTATCTCAAGTTTCTGAACAGGATGACAGTTTATTAATGAGGATAAAGTACTTCTGTTAAGGTAAATGTATTAAGGTCTAAGAAGTAAAAAGATTTTTCATTAATGTGACATTCTTAACAGTCAACAAAGAACTGTGACATTTATCTTCCCATAGAGAGATGACTGtataatttgaaaatacagtAGTCTGTCACTTGAAGACAGGCTGCAATTACTAGGTATACTTAGAGCTATGAACCAATGATGAGGTGTTTCTTGACCTAATATTTTCAGCGATTCAAAACTTTCAAAAAGTTCAAGATAATACAGATTATGGGTTTAAGAGTTACATGTTTTTAGAATGCTGACTATAGGAAGACTTGAAGATATGTTTTCTCTAGTGTCTTAGTATGAAAGGTGATACTTCCTACCCATAAGGGCTATAAAAATCAAGATGCCATTCTATCATCTTTTTTAtcccaaaatagaaaatataattaattctACTACTGTATTACTGGTTTCCTTTCAGGtgttataaatattgaaaaattctcAATGTCATAAGCTATCAgtcccacatttaaaaaatttttttatcattcCCACATTAATGCTGGGACTATCAGATTCTGAATTGTTTGCCAACAAGCTACAGGAATAAAGTTgacataaaagaacaaaatagatcTAGACATCACAAATAAAACAAGATTAGCCTTGAAACTAGATATAGTGTTCTTCTACTTAATTCTTTATTATAGTCATAGTGTGTCTTACCATATTCCCAGCATATAAAAGGCTAACAGATCATATAATTGCAGGATCAATAATGGGTTTCTTGGGACTTTCCTaggggtccagtgattaagaatccgccttgcaatgcaggggacctgggttcaatccctggttgaggaagtaTAATCTCACATGCCATAGAGCAAGTAAGCCCACacttcacaactagagagtttgtgcactgcaacaaaagatcctgcatgccgcaactaagaccacacacagtcaaataaatattaaaaaaaggaatgggTTTTCTTTATGAGAAATCATTGCAATACATTCCAATCGCAGTACTTTTTCTCTCAGTAAACCaacaaaaatagatttaaatgcattttattaagTTAACATGGAGGAGGAGTGTTGGTTGTCATACACAAAGTAAGGTGCCACGTCTGAGCCTGAGAATTACACTCAAAGACAGACTAATGGGAGAAAAGCTGATATGAACACAAGAGTCCTCCTAAGGAGGACTTTTCTCCTAAGGAGAATGAAGACCTTACTtgggtttaaaattgggaaagaggtatgtcaaggttatatattgtcaccctgcttatttaacttatatgcagagtacatcatgtgaaatgctgggctagatgactcACAGCtggattgttgggagaaatatcaacaaccttacatatgcagatgataccactctaatggcagaaagcaaagaggaactaaagagcctcttgatgcaggtggaagaggagagtgaaaaagctggtttaaaacttaacattcaaaaaacaaagatcaaggcattcggtcccatcatttcatagtaacagaaggggaaaaagtggaaacagtgacagattttattttcttgggctccaaaatcactgtggatggtgactttagccatgaaaACAGAAGACaggtgttccttggaagaaaagctatgacaaacctatacagagtattaaaaagcagacacatcgctttgccaacaagggCAGcttagccaaagctatggtttttccagtagtcatgtacaatgagagttggaccacaaagatggctgagtgccaaagaaatgatgctttcaaactgtggtgctggagaagactcttgacagtcccttggactgcaaggagatccaaccagtcaatcctaaaggaaatcagtc
It encodes the following:
- the LOC122436509 gene encoding T-cell immunomodulatory protein-like; translated protein: MDHLLPGCEDKNCQKSVIYLARSGAKQWTPVLRDFSSKGTLWGFVPYVHEQQPTEIPIPITLHIGDYNMDGYPDALAILKNTSGRYGN